The Paenibacillus amylolyticus genome contains the following window.
GGACGAAGCACAAGCAGCTGTGGTTGCTGCTGATCATTCTGCCAAGTTGGATCAATCTCCTGTTAAAAGCGTACGCCTTCATCGGCCTGTTTGGAACGTATGGTTTGACCAACTCCCTGCTTGAAGTTGTGGGGATTGGCACACAGCAGATTTTGTTCACCGACTTCAGTTTTATCTTTGTCTCGGTGTACATCTTCATTCCATTCATGATTCTGCCGATCTTCAATGCGCTGGAAGAGATGAATCCATCGTTGATCTACGCGGCGCGTGATCTGGGTGCTTCATCGTGGCTGACATTCCGCCGGGTGATCTTTCCGCTCACGATTAGCGGGGTGAAATCAGGCTGTCAGGCTGTATTTATTCCTGCGCTCTCCCTGTTCATGATTACCCGCCTGATTGCGGGAAACCGTGTAATTACGCTGGGAACAGCGATTGAACAGCATTTTCTCGTCACCCAGGACTGGGGGATGGGGTCAACGATTGCCGTCTTTTTGATTATTGCGATGGCGATTATTATGTTCCTGACCGGATCAGGCAAGAAGGAGGTGCGTAATGGGAAGAAACGGAAAGCTGTCTAACGTCTATCTGGCCGTTGTATTCGCCATTCTGTACGCACCGATTGCGTATCTGATCTTCTACTCCTTCAACAGCGGCGGCCATATGCGCAGCTTCGAAGGATTCACGCTTGAATGGTACAGAGAGGTGTTCGCCGATACACGGCTGCTCATCATTGTGCTGAATACATTTATCATTGCACTCCTGTCATCAGCAATCTCGACAATCCTTGGTGTAGCAGGAGCACTGGCGATCTATCATGTGCGTCGCAAACAGACCAAGAATACGCTGCTGTCACTCAACAACGTGCTGATCGTGAGTCCCGATGTCATCATTGGTGCGTCATTCCTGATTCTGTTCACCATGATTGGCATCAAACTGGGCTTCACCTCGGTTCTGCTATCTCATATCGCATTCAGCGTACCTATTGTTGTGATCATGGTGCTGCCTAAGCTGCAAGAGATGAGTCCAACACTGATGGATGCAGCGCGTGATCTGGGTGCTGGATCATGGCAGATTCTGACGCGTGTGGTGCTGCCATACGTGAAACCAGGTATTTTTGCCGGATTTTTCATGGCCTTGACGTACTCGCTCGATGATTTTGCAGTAACATTCTTTGTCACGGGTAATGGATATTCCACACTCTCGGTAGAGATATACTCCAGAGCAAGGCAGGGCGTTTCGTTGTCCATTAATGCGTTGTCTACCTTGCTATTCCTGCTTACGGTGCTGCTGGTGGTCGGATATTACTTCATTAACCGCCGTGCAACACGGATACCACCCGGAGGAAAGGGGCTGCGTCCATGAAGCAACTGGTACGGACATTTGCGCTTGTTTTTGTGGCCGCCTTTGCTCTTATGATCCTGGCTTCGTATCTGAACAAGAGTCAGGGTTATTCTGGCGGCAACACACTGACCATCTATAACTGGGGCGATTATATCGACCCCGATCTGCTCAAGGAGTTTGAGGATGAGACAGGTATTAAGGTGATCTATCAGACGTTTGACTCCAATGAAGCGATGCTGACTAAGATTGAGCAGGGGGTACGACGTTTGATGTGGCGATTCCTTCCGAATATGCGATTAGCAAAATGAAAGAGGAAGACCTGCTCGTTCCACTCGATCATAGCAAATTAACCAACCTGGACAACATTGATCCGCGATTCATGGACTTGTCCTTTGATGAAGGCAACAAGTACTCCATCCCGTATTTCTGGGGCACGGTGGGGATTGTATATAATCCCGAACTGGTGGATGGATTGACATTTGATAGCTGGAATGACCTGTGGGACCCGCGTCTGAAAAATCAAATCCTGCTCCTTGATGGCGCACGTGAAGTCATTGGGATGGGATTGAACAGTCTTGGGTATTCCTTGAACGATACCAACGAAGACCATCTGCAAGAAGCGCTGAAGAAGTTGTCTACATTGACACCGAACGTCAGAGCGATTGTGGGTGACGAGATCAAGATGCTGCTTGCGAACGAGGAAGCGGCAGTTGGACTTGTATGGTCCGGGGATGCGTCGGAGATTATGGATGAGAATGACAAGCTGGATTATATGGTGCCGGAAGAAGGCTCAAACCTCTGGTTTGATAACATGGTTATTCCGAAGACGGCGACGAATATTGAAGGGGCGCACCAGTTTATCAACTTCATGCTGGACCCGGATCATGCCGCTCGCAATGCGGAGTACGTTGGGTATTCCACACCGAACGCCGAGGCTCTTAAGCTGCTGCCAGAGGACATCTCGGAGGATGAGCGTTTCTATCCAGACGAGACACTGACAGGCAAGCTGGAGGTCTACGATAATCTGGGCAAAAAAATGCTCTCGCATTATAACGACCTGTTCCTGGAGTTTAAAATGCATAGTAAATAAGGACGTCAGGCAAGTTGGCTGAATAAACGGGGAGGCGATGGTTGCAATGCAACGGAGTGGAACGCATCGTATGAGACCAATTGCAGAGGTATTCACTGGATTGATTTCAGCAAATGCTGTGGAGGATGCAGCTTCTTAAGCTGCCTTCTGCGCATGTGTATCGATACACATGACGCTGTCATCGTTCACTCCGATATATCATCCTGATGATGTATCGGAATGAACGTGCGTTTCAATTTCAACGTTGTATGTACGTTGGATCTGCTAACGAATCTACCGCACCTTATTGAGCTGATTAACTTCGATTACGAATTCTAACGAATCTCAACAGCGTTATTGGTTCATATAGTGGGTGATAAGCGGTAAAATGCCGCTATTCACACAGAATAACGTCTCTCTGGACCTATGTCAAAAAAGTAGACACTACGCTGCGGATTTGTCCGTAAAATTCATCGCAAAACGAGCAGGGGAAAGATAACCTAGTGAGCTATGCATTCGCTTACGGTTGTAGTAGAACTCAATGTATTGGTAGATAGCGGTATAGGCCTCTTCCATCGTCTTAAACCGAGGGTTACAGTAAATGAGTTCCTTCTTTAAAATACTGTGCCATGACTCAATACAGGCGTTATCGTAACAGTTTCCTCGGCGGCTCATACTGGATTCCATACCGTATAATTTCAGTTGCTCCACGTATTCTTTTGACGTGTACTGAGAGCCGCGATCCGAGTGATGGAGTAATCCCGGAGCGGGGCGTTTGGCCTTATAAGCTTCCTCCAATGCACCCATCACCAAACTGGTTTCCATATGGTTATATAGACGCCAGCCTACAATTTCCCGTGTGCACAAATCCAGAACGCTGGCGAGGTAAAGACGACCTCCTCGGCAAGGAATGTAAGTGATGTCGGTAACCCATACGGTATTCGGTTTGGATGTTTTGAATTGCTGATTCAGCGTATTCGGCGCAAGGGGATGGTCGTGTTTGGAATCCGTCGTCTGAACGCGATATTTGGGCATGACCACGGAACGTAGATTCATTTGACGCATGTATATACTGACGGTACGTGAAGAGATTCGCAACCCTTCTAAATGGAGCAGATACGTAATTTTGGGGCTTCCACACCGCATCTGGTGGTCGTAAAAATGATAACGAATACGCTTCATAACCTCGTCTTTGCGGTTCTGCCGCTTGCCGGTTCGGTCCATTCGCCATTTGTAATATCCGCTCCGTGATACTTGAAAGGTTCTGCACATCTTCTCCAAAGGAAACTCGGAGCGATGGTCTTCTACAAACTGAAATCTTAGCTCTTTGGTTTGCTGAAGATGTGCACTGCTTTTTTTACAATCGCCAGTTCTTCTTGTGTATCCGCAAGCGTGTGCTCTTTCTCTTGAAGCAACCGACGCATCTCTTGAAGCTCTGCTTCCAGTTCCTTCACTCGATCTACGCTAGCAACAGGCTCATGTTTTAGTTCGCGGTACTTACTCATCCATTGGTGTAACGTACTTTTTGGAATGTTGAGTTCTTCTGCCAAATCTCCAAGTGTCTTTGTCTGCTCTTGAATGAATTTGACCGTTTGTTTCTTGAATTCTTCGTTATATCGTTGCCGCTGTTCACCCATGTGGACACCTCCGTTAATCTTATTATCCTTCCGTCCGTTAACGGGTGTCCACTTTTTATTCTAGCTCCATCTGATTCGTTAAAACTCAAATGCAGGTAAATAACCGCTAATAGCGTGTACACAGTTCGTTAGATCCTCAAAAAGACAGAAAGGGTAGCTGCTCGTCATTTCATTCTGAATGATGAGCAGCTACCCTTTTTTAGTTACCTACTTCAGAGCAAAAGCGCTTGAAGTGCCATATAAGATGAACATTTAAGATCAAACGTTAACGGAGGGGACAGAAAAAACTGAAGAAGCGAAGCGCTCGCCTTTATCCCCGGATTTTCCCATTGCTAGATAGGATTCAAAAAAATCCGGGGATAACAGCGATCAGAAGTTGTTCTGTCACCGCAGTGGCTTAGTTGATCCCGCCTACTTATCTTATATGAATGCCACTACATGCGTTTTTTGCGACCTACCATGATCCATGCCCCACCCATAATCAGCATAATCGCCACGAAAGGCTGGATAAAGCTCAAGCTGCTCAGCATCGTGCCAATCGACATCACGGCGAAGAACAGCAGTGATATAACCGTTAGAATGTTGATGGGGATCAGCAACCATTTGTTCCGACCACCGAACCAGTACAATTCGAACAAACCAACAGCTACAGCCAGAATGAAGCCGGGCCACATCGTACCCCAGTTGTTAAACAGCATGGCGATCTGACAGACAATACCGACAGTGAGTAACAATCCACCGGGAACCAGCAGTCCAACCCCTCTGCCAATCAGGGAGAAGTACAGCCAATGGAAGAACAGTCCGAGCGGAATCACGAATAACGTGGGCCAGAAGGTCGCAAAGATTGTACCCGGACCGAGTGAACCTCCCTGGTTCAGAATCAGGTACACGCCCAGCAAAATGAGAACAGGCGCAAAGATCGTACGTTTAGCCATAATATCTCTCCTTCTCAATACAAGATCAAATGTCCGAACGGTCGTATGTAGAGCAATTACTTTTGTTACTCACAGCATACCATGAAGTGGAAAAGTTGATCCTCGGTCTTTGGAGTTAAAGTGAACCTAGACCAAAGTCTAGGTGCGAAATAGACTTTTTCATGTATACACGCATGGCATCCTACAAGCTGTACCTATAAGATGTTCGTAATCGGTTTACTCCGGTGCAGGCTGGATATGCTGCTTCAGGTCTGCGCGGTATTGCCCAGGCGTCTGACCAGTCCACTTTTTGAAGGCATTCTGAAATGCGCTTTGCTCCGAAAAATGCAGGGCATAGGCAATATCCCCCAGCGAATAGGTTCCTTTCTGCAAATAACGCAGTGCCAGTTCCATGCGTACCTGAACGGAAATCTTGTTATACGTTGTATTTTCTTCACGTAATCGGCTTTGTAGTGTGCGAATACTCACGCCCAGATGCTCAGCGGTGTGTTGTAATGTGGGAAAAAGGTTGGAAGGCTCTCCATCATCCACCGACTTACTTTGCCGGAGAAGGGTTGAGAGGAATGCAGCTCATCCTTGCTTTCCTGAGCCATGGTTTCAAAGACCCTCAGCATTTTTGCATCTGAATATAATACCGGCTGCTCCAGAATATCTTTATGCATCCGCAGAACTGTATGGGTATCCCCGAATTGAGGCACTATTCCGAACATGCCAACATAAGGAGATAGATCGCCTGAAACAGCGGGTGCTTGATGACTAAACCGGACCTCTTTCAATTCCACCCGGCGATTCGCCAGTTTGCTAACCAAATACACTATGGAGACGGCCATATCCTCCACGCAATGACGGGACATCTGCTTCTCCGATTTGTGCAAAGACAATTGGAGGATCAAATCCTCTCCGCTTACGTCCCAACTCAGATTGAATCCGCTATATAGAATGATGTTATATCGTTGATAAGCAGCGAGTGCATCTCCAATCGTCTTGGAATGCATCATGACGTAACCGGGAAGTCCCAGATCCGCGAAGTCCAGCAGCTGTCCCTGGTTCAATCCAAAATACAGATCATCTGCATATTGGGCAGCATACTGCATAATACGTTCCAATTCTTCAACCGGAATTCGGGCTTCTGGATTCTGCATCATAGCAGGATCTAAGCCAGCGTACTCAAAAAACGCATTAGGTTCATGTCCTTTGTTCACCAGCGTCTTCATAATGGGATACAACATGGAAATGGACACACCGTGATTGTGGTTACTCATGCTACCCCCTTTTGCGCAAATCAGCAATGTTTTGGCGTCGTTGATCATTTGTTTATGTATAACATCACTTTATGCTTGTGATATGCCTGCTTCTTCGGCCTTCATGAACATAATTATACAGGAGGAACAGATGTATGAAATCAAATATTCTGGTGATTAATGGCCACCCTGATCCGCAAAGTTACTGCAAAGCACTAACGGAAGCCTATATAAAAGGAGCCCGGAAATCAGGCAGCTTAGTGGAGTTGGTGGATTTGAGCCACATTCAGTTCAATCCCAATCTTCAGTACGGGTACCGTCAGCGGACGGAACTGGAGCCTGATTTGGTGAAAGCTCAGGAATGGATCCGATGGGCGGATCATTTGGTGTTTGTCTATCCGACGTGGTGGGGAACGATGCCCGCGATTCTGAAAGGGTTTATTGATCGGTGTTTTTGCCCGACTTCGCGATGAAATATCGGGACAACTCGCCGCTGTGGGACAAATTGTTGAAAGGGAAGTCCGCTCATATCATCGTGACCATGGATACGCCCCGCTGGTACAATCGATTCATCTACAGACATGCAGGTCATCGGGTTATGAAAACAAATATTCTTCAATTCTGTGGCGTATCCCCGTACGTGTGACCGAGATTAGTCCAATCAGGAACTCAACCGAAGTGTTTCGTCAGAAATGGCTGGATAAATTAATGGAAATGGGGGTGAAGCAGGGGGGAGGAAATAAACCCCTATGACGACCAGTCAGTGCATTCCAACCAACGAGTTTAGCGCAGCCATTCAGCAGCTGATGTAGTTAGCTTTAGCTATATCACATCGTTAGCTACGTAAAGATGCCCACTCCGCGAAGAGTGGGCCTTTTCTCATTTATAGAAGACGGTAATTCTTATTTCACCACATCGGAATGCTTCTTGCCCCAGCTGTTCACACCGTCATCTTCAATGATGGAGATGGCTGCGTCGGCGATGTCGGGATTCGTCATCAGTTTCTCCTGAATACGGAACTTGATGTCATCCGCATCCGCCAGGCTTAGTCCTTTGGTCAACTCAATCAGACCTTCCACATGATAATAACGGCCTTCCTGAATGATACGCATCATCTGAATATCGGCAACGTGTGAGTCTGCCAGAATGGTTTGGGACACTTTGTCCTCAATATCCTGGGGAGCCGCTACCCCGATTAATCCGATCATATTATCATAACCGACACGGAAGGCTACAGCGATCATCAGACATCCAATAATTGTCGTCACGATCCCATCAAGCAATGCAAAGTTGGTCAAGGCAATAACCACGACAGAGATTAACGCGAGCGTGGCACCCAGTACAGCAACAACATCTTCGTAGAATACGAGACGGGTTGGTGGCGCAGCACGGCCTACATTTTTGATGGCAGCAGGGACCAAGGCCAATCCGGAAGCTTTGGGTGCGCGGGCTTCTTTTAGAATTTCCTTCATGGCTTTGATCAAAATGGCCCCATCGATCAGAATGTTCAAGACGAGCACACCGATGTTAATCCAGAGACCCCGGAATGGCCGGCAGGATGCTGGAGCAGGTGAATCCCCTCATGAATGGTCTCATAGGCCATAATGGTCACGACAATCACGGCGATCATGCAGAAAATGTTAATGACCCGTCCGAATCCGGTCGGGAAGCGGCGTGTAGGTTTTTTCTCAGACAACACACTTCCGACAAAGACAAATCCTTGGTTAATGGCATCGGCCAATGAGTGCATCGCCGAAGCGAACATGGCGCCACTGCCACTGAATAGGAAGGCTCCCCCTTTGCAGAGAGCAAGAACCGCATTGCCTGCCATCGCTACGGCGGAGGATGTGTTTCCTTTTTTGACGAGAGACATAAAGCTCTCAGACTTCGGTTGTTCAGCCACTTCGGTTGTTCCTCCCAGATCAATGAATTAGGTGTAGAAAAGGCAGTCTTATCTAACAGCATGTGCATTTCCACTAAATGTTATTATAACCGCTTTGACATATCCCAGCATTATGCAAAAAAGGTCATATCATCATAGGGGTCTCAGTATTCAATGGCATCCAAAGCACGTAAGTTCCGGTTGGATTGTTCCAAAAGCTCCGTAAACGTTCCAGCCACGTAGTACACAAAATCCGGATCATGCACGTACATAATAATTTGCCCGTATGAACCTTCTTCTGTCGGATCAAAGTCGAACATCAGATACAGTGATCCACCTCCGAGCATGCCAAACGTAACCCATTTTTTCTGAAAAAGGTAGGGTTTGATTCGGGGATCAAGTTCTCTGATTTCTTCTTCGGTAAAATAATCATCCATGCGGTTCTCCACCAGCGTGGACTGCCCTTGTTGAATCCTTTCCAGGGACAACAGATAAAATGGCTCCGATTCCTGTCCATTCTCAAGGCTTGGATACAAGACGTGAAAGGCATAACCGCTCCCATTTTTACGTTTATAAAACGCACGAAAATCAGAAGGGAAACGAATGCCGTGTTCCTGCTCGAATGCGTCGAGCTGCTCATCCGTCACGCCTTCAAACTGGCGATATGCCTCCAGAAGCTCCCGGTTTTCCTCATCCTGGACCTTTTCCTCCAGCAACATATCCAGTTCATCCATCAATTCATATATACGTTGTTCTGACATGCCATTCCCTCCGTATGAGCTATTCAGATAATATGGTGAGTGATATGCGAGCCTACTGTGCCTGATTTCACCTCATATTATAGTTATAATCCGCAAAAGCACACAAGAAACCGGAGTCCTTGCTTACATCCGACAATGGTCTCATTATTCAAAGGCGGTTGTTGCATAAATCGCACATCTGGCCCCATCCCAATCGATTATGTACAACCATCACGAAAGTCGCTCCTAACAACAAATAAGCATGGTTTACAGGGGCAGCCCATGTAAACCACGCTTACTTATTTATCTATCTACTATATAAATGAAACTAACCTTTTACATCGTCCCCTTTACTCAAACTTCCAACAGGACAAGCTCAGGTTGCCATACTGATAGGCTTTGAACAGCAGGGATGCCTGCTTATTCTGGTCTCCCGCGCCCATGGCGAGCAAAAGCGGTACAAAATGCTCCGGCGTAGGCACGGCGGCTTGCGCTGAAGGCGCCAGTGTATCATAAGAGAAGAGAGACTCTGTATCCCAACACACCAGTTTGTCATGCAGCCAGTTATCGAACTCGGATGCCCACGGATCAACGCCGTTACTTTCCCAGTTCAATCGACGCAGGTTGTGAACGGTTCCGCCGCTGCCAATCACAAGAATGTCTTGCTCCCGCAAGGAAGCGAGCGCCTGACCAACCTGGTATTGCTGCTCACCTGTCAGATAACGATTCACAGACAAGGCAACTACGGGAATATCCGCATCCGGGTAAAGCAAGCGCAGAACAACCCAGGCACCGTGGTCCAGGCCACGAACATCATCCGTTTGTACCGGAATCCCGGCTTCTGCCAACAAACGCTCTACTTCGGCAGTGGTTTCTGCCTGCCCTTGAGCTGGATATTTAATCTGATATAGTTCAGGCTGGAAACCGCCAAAATCATAAATGGTTTCGTAATTGGCTACGGAAGATACAAGCTGAGTTGTGGATTCCCAGTGAGCAGAGAACAATACGATGGCTTTGGGTTTCGGTAGCTCCTGTCCAAGTTTCTGTAAAAATTCAGTATACGCATTCTCCTCGAGCGCCAGTGATGGGGCACCGTGAGCAATAAACAGGGATGGCATCATTATGAGTTCAGTCCTTTCAGATCTTCATTAGGATTTTCGTTCAGGTCTTCGGTAGTCAGATTGGCATCCACCCGAAGCCATTGTTGGAATCGTTGATATAGATCGGGAGTCACCTGATGCCCACCGTTGTAAGGAACATAGGTGACATGATCGGTATGTTGACGGAAGAATTCGGCGTTGTCTTCGCCCAGTTGCAGCGGGAATAGATGATCCTGATCCCCATGGGAAATGAACACAGACAGCTCCGGGTCGGGTTGCAGCTTGTACTCGTCTTTCACAAATTGCGGGATGTACCCACTCATCGCCACAATGCCTTTGATGGCATCGCCCATCACCAGCGATAGGGTCATCGCCATAATGGCGCCCTGGCTGAATCCGGCGATATAACGCCGCGTGGGATCAATTGCATATTTGCCGGACAGATCAACAATCAATTGTTGTAGTCCCAGCACGGAGGCATCATACAATTCACGGATGGGGTTGCCAATGCTTTTGATCTGAAAATAAGCATAACCACTACCCTGAACGACAGGTCCACGGATGGCAACAATA
Protein-coding sequences here:
- a CDS encoding SMI1/KNR4 family protein, which gives rise to MSEQRIYELMDELDMLLEEKVQDEENRELLEAYRQFEGVTDEQLDAFEQEHGIRFPSDFRAFYKRKNGSGYAFHVLYPSLENGQESEPFYLLSLERIQQGQSTLVENRMDDYFTEEEIRELDPRIKPYLFQKKWVTFGMLGGGSLYLMFDFDPTEEGSYGQIIMYVHDPDFVYYVAGTFTELLEQSNRNLRALDAIEY
- a CDS encoding ABC transporter permease, which gives rise to MQTKASTRNAYLIPYVLWMVLFVVAPVLLVIYYSFFDVEGNFTFGNYARFFTPVYLQMTLSSFWYAFLITAFSLLISYPTAYMLTRTKHKQLWLLLIILPSWINLLLKAYAFIGLFGTYGLTNSLLEVVGIGTQQILFTDFSFIFVSVYIFIPFMILPIFNALEEMNPSLIYAARDLGASSWLTFRRVIFPLTISGVKSGCQAVFIPALSLFMITRLIAGNRVITLGTAIEQHFLVTQDWGMGSTIAVFLIIAMAIIMFLTGSGKKEVRNGKKRKAV
- a CDS encoding ABC transporter permease; the protein is MGRNGKLSNVYLAVVFAILYAPIAYLIFYSFNSGGHMRSFEGFTLEWYREVFADTRLLIIVLNTFIIALLSSAISTILGVAGALAIYHVRRKQTKNTLLSLNNVLIVSPDVIIGASFLILFTMIGIKLGFTSVLLSHIAFSVPIVVIMVLPKLQEMSPTLMDAARDLGAGSWQILTRVVLPYVKPGIFAGFFMALTYSLDDFAVTFFVTGNGYSTLSVEIYSRARQGVSLSINALSTLLFLLTVLLVVGYYFINRRATRIPPGGKGLRP
- a CDS encoding class III extradiol ring-cleavage dioxygenase translates to MMPSLFIAHGAPSLALEENAYTEFLQKLGQELPKPKAIVLFSAHWESTTQLVSSVANYETIYDFGGFQPELYQIKYPAQGQAETTAEVERLLAEAGIPVQTDDVRGLDHGAWVVLRLLYPDADIPVVALSVNRYLTGEQQYQVGQALASLREQDILVIGSGGTVHNLRRLNWESNGVDPWASEFDNWLHDKLVCWDTESLFSYDTLAPSAQAAVPTPEHFVPLLLAMGAGDQNKQASLLFKAYQYGNLSLSCWKFE
- a CDS encoding AraC family transcriptional regulator; amino-acid sequence: MSNHNHGVSISMLYPIMKTLVNKGHEPNAFFEYAGLDPAMMQNPEARIPVEELERIMQYAAQYADDLYFGLNQGQLLDFADLGLPGYVMMHSKTIGDALAAYQRYNIILYSGFNLSWDVSGEDLILQLSLHKSEKQMSRHCVEDMAVSIVYLVSKLANRRVELKEVRFSHQAPAVSGDLSPYVGMFGIVPQFGDTHTVLRMHKDILEQPVLYSDAKMLRVFETMAQESKDELHSSQPFSGKVSRWMMESLPTFFPHYNTPLSIWA
- a CDS encoding helix-turn-helix transcriptional regulator, with product MSIRTLQSRLREENTTYNKISVQVRMELALRYLQKGTYSLGDIAYALHFSEQSAFQNAFKKWTGQTPGQYRADLKQHIQPAPE
- a CDS encoding transposase, whose product is MGEQRQRYNEEFKKQTVKFIQEQTKTLGDLAEELNIPKSTLHQWMSKYRELKHEPVASVDRVKELEAELQEMRRLLQEKEHTLADTQEELAIVKKAVHIFSKPKS
- a CDS encoding alpha/beta hydrolase-fold protein — protein: MNSPYIHEVRLPSHYNSDQRYPVIFALHGMGSDEQDMLRLMEPLQSDFIIVAIRGPVVQGSGYAYFQIKSIGNPIRELYDASVLGLQQLIVDLSGKYAIDPTRRYIAGFSQGAIMAMTLSLVMGDAIKGIVAMSGYIPQFVKDEYKLQPDPELSVFISHGDQDHLFPLQLGEDNAEFFRQHTDHVTYVPYNGGHQVTPDLYQRFQQWLRVDANLTTEDLNENPNEDLKGLNS